One Cryobacterium sp. CG_9.6 genomic region harbors:
- a CDS encoding IS110 family transposase, translating into MTVATSEPPQFTIAVQPLRTIFAGVDTHKDTHYVAIVDDHGQPIADREFLAVGSGYRKIIEFLHAYGIVEAVGVEGTGSYGAELARVLANAGMRVVEVTRANRAERRLRGKSDPLDAHQAAMSVLAGRGLSTPKQRDGDVESMRVLLAERSSATKARTASINQIHALLVSAPEAIRQDFRRYDGNKLTVALARTRPTPGTTPELILRASAKRLAQRHQVLTADIALIDSQLGQLASRQNPALMAASGVGPFVAAHLLATAGDNPDRISTKAQFAALCGVAPIPASSGKRQRFRLSRGGDRQANAALHRIVLLRKRHKEPRTMAYIARRTAEGLSDRDIVRCLKRHVANEIFALLTKNHAVPLPGGPRLRQRRQTLGIVLTDAAKQLNVPYQRLRRLEIGQRADTDLETTFSAWLDDQSRQAKPTPKAA; encoded by the coding sequence ATGACAGTTGCAACTAGTGAACCGCCACAATTCACCATCGCGGTCCAGCCTCTACGAACCATCTTCGCCGGGGTTGATACCCACAAAGACACGCACTATGTCGCTATCGTTGACGACCACGGACAACCGATCGCCGACCGGGAATTCCTCGCAGTCGGGAGCGGCTATCGCAAAATCATCGAGTTCCTCCACGCCTACGGCATCGTCGAAGCCGTTGGCGTCGAAGGAACCGGTTCCTACGGTGCGGAACTTGCCCGCGTTTTGGCGAATGCCGGAATGCGCGTGGTTGAGGTCACTCGCGCCAACCGTGCCGAGCGTCGGTTGCGCGGCAAATCCGATCCCCTCGACGCCCACCAAGCGGCGATGTCGGTTCTCGCTGGGCGAGGGTTATCAACCCCGAAACAACGCGATGGCGACGTCGAGTCGATGCGGGTCTTACTTGCGGAACGCTCCTCTGCCACCAAGGCGCGCACGGCCAGCATCAATCAGATCCATGCCCTGTTGGTGAGCGCACCCGAGGCCATCCGGCAAGATTTTCGCCGATACGACGGCAACAAACTCACGGTTGCGCTCGCGCGCACACGACCCACACCGGGCACCACTCCGGAGCTGATCCTACGGGCATCAGCGAAACGCCTCGCGCAACGCCATCAGGTCCTGACAGCGGATATTGCTCTTATCGACAGCCAACTTGGCCAACTCGCCAGCCGGCAGAATCCGGCTCTCATGGCCGCAAGCGGCGTGGGCCCGTTTGTTGCCGCACACCTGCTCGCCACTGCCGGCGACAACCCAGACCGCATCTCCACCAAGGCCCAGTTTGCTGCTCTGTGCGGCGTCGCACCTATTCCGGCATCTTCGGGAAAACGGCAACGTTTCCGTCTCTCGCGCGGTGGCGACCGGCAAGCCAACGCTGCCCTGCACCGTATTGTCCTGCTCCGCAAACGCCACAAGGAACCTCGGACTATGGCCTACATCGCCCGACGCACCGCTGAAGGCCTTTCCGACCGCGACATCGTCCGCTGCCTCAAACGCCACGTCGCCAACGAAATATTTGCATTGCTCACCAAAAACCACGCTGTCCCTCTGCCCGGTGGACCACGGCTGCGGCAACGCCGCCAAACACTCGGCATCGTCCTCACTGACGCGGCCAAACAGCTCAACGTCCCCTACCAGCGCTTACGTCGACTCGAAATAGGACAACGCGCTGACACCGACCTGGAAACCACCTTCAGCGCCTGGCTCGACGACCAATCCCGACAAGCGAAACCCACCCCAAAGGCCGCTTGA